The Brachyspira hyodysenteriae ATCC 27164 genome includes a window with the following:
- the ruvC gene encoding crossover junction endodeoxyribonuclease RuvC, with protein sequence MITLGIDPGFARCGYAFIEAKNSAYKIVDSGLIETFQNQEYNQRLSFIYTQLDELIKKYKPSNAAIEELFFSKNTKTAIKVAEARGVIILALTLNNIEFQEYKPKEVKSQITGNGNANKDAMMKMVNLFTGSNIIQDDTADAVAIALAHASRNRIFNDIK encoded by the coding sequence ATGATAACTTTAGGAATAGACCCGGGATTTGCTAGATGCGGATATGCTTTTATAGAAGCAAAAAACTCTGCATATAAAATAGTGGATTCCGGGCTTATTGAAACCTTTCAAAATCAAGAATATAATCAAAGACTTTCTTTTATATATACTCAATTAGATGAACTTATAAAAAAATATAAGCCTTCTAATGCCGCAATAGAAGAATTATTTTTCTCTAAAAATACTAAAACCGCAATAAAAGTTGCCGAAGCTAGAGGCGTTATAATATTAGCTTTAACACTTAATAACATTGAGTTTCAGGAATACAAACCGAAAGAGGTAAAGTCTCAAATAACAGGCAATGGAAATGCAAATAAAGATGCCATGATGAAAATGGTAAACCTATTCACAGGCTCTAATATTATTCAAGATGATACAGCCGATGCTGTAGCTATTGCCTTGGCTCATGCCTCAAGAAACAGAATATTCAATGATATCAAATGA
- the galE gene encoding UDP-glucose 4-epimerase GalE has product MAVLVCGGAGYIGSHVVNELLKQNIETVIIDSLEYGHKDAIKDCKNFYQGNIGDSDLLDKIFKSHDIDSVMHLCAYIEVGESVQNPAKYYHNNVSNSINLLNAMLKAKVKNFIFSSTAAVYGEPEAIPLKEDCRKEPTNPYGDSKLALEKILSWYTKAYDFNYVALRYFNASGAHPDGHIGEDHKPESHLIPLILQVPLGKRESIKIFGDDYPTPDGTCLRDYIHVCDLALAHIAAMNYLKKGGKSVACNLGNGNGFSVKEVIEVARKVTGHPIPAEVCPRRAGDSSELIASSERAKEVLGWTPTIDSLETIVQTAWNWHKNHPNGYNDR; this is encoded by the coding sequence ATGGCTGTTTTAGTATGCGGAGGAGCCGGATATATAGGCTCACATGTAGTTAATGAACTTTTAAAACAGAATATAGAAACTGTTATAATAGATTCATTAGAATATGGGCATAAAGATGCTATTAAAGACTGCAAGAATTTTTATCAGGGAAATATAGGAGACAGTGATTTACTTGATAAAATTTTTAAAAGTCATGATATTGATTCTGTAATGCATTTATGTGCTTATATAGAAGTAGGAGAAAGTGTACAAAATCCTGCTAAATATTATCATAACAATGTATCTAATTCTATTAATCTTCTTAATGCAATGCTTAAAGCAAAAGTAAAGAATTTTATATTTTCTTCTACAGCTGCAGTTTATGGAGAACCAGAAGCTATACCATTAAAAGAGGATTGCAGAAAAGAACCTACTAATCCTTATGGAGATAGTAAATTAGCATTAGAAAAAATACTTTCTTGGTATACTAAAGCTTATGATTTTAATTATGTGGCTTTAAGATATTTTAATGCTTCAGGTGCTCACCCAGACGGACATATTGGTGAAGATCATAAACCTGAATCACATTTGATACCATTAATACTTCAAGTACCGCTTGGAAAAAGAGAATCCATAAAAATATTCGGTGATGACTACCCTACTCCTGATGGAACTTGTTTAAGAGATTATATACATGTTTGCGATTTGGCTTTAGCACATATTGCAGCTATGAATTACTTAAAGAAAGGCGGAAAAAGTGTTGCTTGTAATTTGGGTAATGGAAACGGATTTAGTGTAAAAGAAGTTATTGAAGTAGCTAGAAAAGTAACAGGACATCCTATACCTGCAGAAGTTTGTCCTAGAAGAGCCGGAGATTCATCAGAGCTTATTGCAAGCAGTGAGAGAGCGAAAGAAGTTTTAGGCTGGACTCCTACTATAGACTCATTAGAAACTATAGTACAAACTGCTTGGAATTGGCATAAAAATCATCCTAACGGATATAATGACAGATAA
- a CDS encoding YebC/PmpR family DNA-binding transcriptional regulator, with the protein MSGHSKWASIKHKKAANDSKKGKIWSKIAKEITIAVKEGGSPDPDQNARLRMVIVKAKGTNMPNDNIDRAIKRGAGAGEGANIEEMSYEGYAPGGVAIIVDVATDNKNRTAAEIRSIFSKNGGNLAENGAVSWQFKKKAVVMIPAAGNTEESLMDIVLDAGAEDIEQDEEVFTITGPMETLSSIVDALKAKGIEPESAEIVRVADNTMTIAENDAKKVMKIIGLFEDHDDVSAVATNLEITDNLIEE; encoded by the coding sequence ATGTCAGGACACTCCAAGTGGGCTAGTATTAAACATAAAAAAGCCGCAAATGACTCAAAAAAAGGTAAAATTTGGTCAAAAATAGCAAAAGAAATAACAATCGCAGTAAAAGAAGGCGGAAGCCCAGACCCAGACCAGAATGCAAGATTAAGAATGGTTATAGTAAAAGCTAAAGGTACTAACATGCCTAATGATAATATAGACAGAGCTATAAAAAGAGGTGCTGGAGCAGGCGAAGGTGCTAATATCGAAGAAATGTCTTATGAAGGTTATGCTCCAGGCGGAGTTGCTATCATTGTAGACGTTGCTACAGATAATAAAAATAGAACTGCTGCTGAAATAAGATCTATATTCAGTAAAAACGGCGGAAACTTGGCAGAAAACGGTGCAGTTTCTTGGCAGTTTAAGAAAAAAGCTGTTGTAATGATACCTGCTGCTGGAAATACTGAAGAAAGTTTAATGGATATAGTACTTGATGCCGGCGCTGAAGATATAGAACAAGATGAAGAAGTATTTACTATCACTGGACCTATGGAAACTTTATCATCTATAGTTGATGCTTTAAAAGCTAAAGGTATAGAACCTGAAAGTGCTGAAATTGTACGCGTTGCTGATAATACTATGACTATAGCTGAAAATGATGCTAAAAAAGTTATGAAAATCATAGGTTTATTTGAAGACCATGATGATGTTTCTGCTGTAGCTACTAACTTAGAAATCACTGATAACTTAATAGAAGAATAA
- the jag gene encoding RNA-binding cell elongation regulator Jag/EloR yields the protein MLVKEFSGKSEKEAVSKALEELNLTEDQVRIEVIDKGKRTLLGFGEESPTIIRVYYEEISTNLGEFQSIVSNILKYMGVDAEVTAKEESEKRIYINISTEDSGVLIGKKGATLEALQFIISLIASKKFNDDTERHIILDVDGYRERREETLKHIARQAAQQAKKTRRVVALDPMSPYERRIIHLELQNDNDVETKSDGEPPYRSVKVYSKRKGGYNNKRYNDRGGYNKSYYRNR from the coding sequence ATGTTAGTAAAAGAGTTTAGTGGTAAATCAGAAAAGGAAGCCGTTAGTAAGGCACTGGAGGAACTTAATCTTACGGAAGATCAGGTTAGAATTGAGGTAATAGATAAGGGTAAACGAACATTGTTAGGTTTTGGAGAAGAATCTCCTACTATTATAAGAGTTTATTATGAGGAAATTTCTACAAATTTAGGTGAATTTCAATCTATAGTATCTAATATTTTAAAATATATGGGCGTTGATGCTGAGGTTACTGCTAAAGAAGAAAGTGAAAAAAGAATTTATATTAATATTTCTACAGAGGACTCTGGTGTTTTAATAGGTAAAAAAGGTGCTACTTTGGAAGCTTTACAGTTTATTATTTCATTGATAGCTTCTAAAAAATTCAATGATGATACTGAAAGGCATATTATATTAGATGTTGATGGATACAGAGAAAGACGCGAAGAAACTTTAAAGCATATTGCTCGTCAGGCTGCTCAGCAAGCTAAAAAGACTAGAAGAGTTGTAGCTCTAGATCCTATGTCGCCATATGAAAGAAGAATAATACACTTAGAACTTCAAAATGATAATGATGTTGAAACTAAGAGTGATGGTGAACCGCCATACAGAAGTGTAAAAGTATATTCAAAAAGAAAAGGCGGTTACAACAATAAAAGATATAATGACAGAGGCGGTTATAATAAATCATATTATAGAAACAGATAA
- a CDS encoding DUF6320 domain-containing protein, whose protein sequence is MAYCNNCRLKVKTNKNICPLCLKELNNNDNTIINEEYHSYEWFYKMQKKINAQKIVLISSLAAIIALIIVNISTNSKYNWAVISVISILSAYFTYVCFTADTLYLRQKLLIEFFILMPIVIVVDMCTGFYKWSFNYVIPFLSLGLNIAMFFIAVIDRKYFNEYVSYIMSASFISILMIILPLFNFVFWSSLSALGGGIIVILAMLILFRIDFISSIIKIFHI, encoded by the coding sequence ATGGCTTATTGTAATAACTGCAGATTAAAAGTAAAAACTAATAAAAATATATGTCCTTTATGTTTGAAAGAATTAAATAATAATGATAATACTATAATAAATGAAGAATATCATTCTTATGAATGGTTTTATAAAATGCAGAAAAAAATCAATGCTCAGAAAATAGTTTTGATTTCATCATTAGCAGCAATAATAGCTTTGATAATAGTAAATATTTCAACTAATTCAAAATATAATTGGGCTGTAATATCTGTTATATCAATATTATCTGCATATTTTACATATGTATGTTTTACAGCGGATACTTTATATTTAAGACAAAAATTACTTATAGAGTTTTTTATACTTATGCCTATTGTTATTGTAGTGGATATGTGTACCGGATTTTATAAATGGTCATTTAATTATGTCATTCCTTTTTTATCGCTTGGTTTAAATATTGCTATGTTTTTTATTGCAGTTATAGATAGAAAATATTTTAATGAATATGTTTCTTATATAATGTCTGCTTCATTTATATCAATATTAATGATAATTCTACCTTTATTTAATTTTGTATTTTGGAGCAGTTTATCAGCTTTGGGAGGAGGAATAATAGTTATTTTAGCTATGCTTATATTATTTAGAATTGATTTTATTTCATCTATAATAAAGATTTTTCATATATAA
- a CDS encoding tetratricopeptide repeat protein has protein sequence MRVFLCSSIVAMFVVINAAFAQETITVQPDDQVVTNASSVRMKNGPIEADLVKSVDLSENTLFSIKLNATNFDRYIRITSYSTNLDFVRFTRDKTNAFLTFRTLTAGIGKLDFQVDNEESIIRKYFYTINVTNSQGIASMETNAILDPDNDTNTMSTNDMMMTNDVMTDDMMDTNNTDTNMVNTNDVVPNDANQTNQAANNAQTSIIKKETDKPAKAVETNPEIIALFNSAEELKNVKDYENAINAYSNIITSYPNSKYSVYSHFRIGDIYNQKKDYNNAFNMYNEASKLKNSGNNEKAAAIYSMGVMKKSENKHDEAIVYFNDVMNNYSQTPLYGNAVYEMADSLKQLGRISDGANILEKSLEKNVKFSKRGDSILLLAEIYEKGNNNIRDFEKAYKTYNQYLAEYPTSSKAKYANDRKNFLSRNAVHLQ, from the coding sequence ATGCGTGTTTTTTTATGTTCTTCTATTGTTGCAATGTTTGTTGTGATCAATGCAGCATTTGCTCAGGAAACAATTACTGTACAGCCGGATGATCAGGTTGTAACTAATGCTTCTTCCGTTCGTATGAAAAATGGTCCTATAGAAGCTGATTTGGTTAAGTCTGTAGATTTATCTGAAAATACACTTTTCTCAATAAAATTGAATGCTACTAACTTTGACAGATATATTCGTATAACAAGCTATTCTACTAATCTTGACTTCGTAAGATTTACAAGAGATAAAACTAATGCTTTCCTTACTTTCAGAACTTTGACTGCAGGTATAGGAAAACTTGATTTCCAAGTTGATAATGAAGAAAGTATCATAAGAAAATATTTCTATACTATAAACGTAACTAATAGTCAGGGCATAGCTTCTATGGAAACTAATGCTATATTAGATCCTGATAATGACACTAACACTATGTCTACTAATGATATGATGATGACTAATGATGTTATGACTGATGATATGATGGATACTAACAATACAGATACTAATATGGTTAATACAAATGATGTAGTTCCTAATGATGCAAATCAGACTAATCAGGCAGCAAATAATGCTCAAACTTCAATAATAAAAAAAGAAACTGATAAGCCTGCTAAAGCAGTTGAAACTAATCCTGAAATCATAGCATTATTCAATTCAGCAGAAGAATTAAAAAATGTTAAAGATTATGAAAATGCAATCAATGCTTACAGCAATATTATAACTTCATATCCAAATTCTAAATATTCTGTATACAGTCATTTTAGAATAGGAGATATTTATAATCAAAAGAAAGATTATAACAATGCTTTTAATATGTATAATGAAGCTTCAAAATTAAAAAATAGCGGCAATAATGAAAAAGCAGCAGCTATATATTCTATGGGCGTTATGAAAAAATCTGAAAATAAACATGATGAAGCTATAGTATATTTTAATGATGTAATGAACAATTATTCTCAAACTCCATTATACGGAAATGCTGTTTATGAAATGGCTGATAGTTTGAAACAGCTTGGAAGAATTTCTGACGGTGCTAATATATTAGAGAAATCTTTAGAAAAAAATGTAAAATTTTCTAAACGCGGAGATTCTATACTTCTTTTAGCTGAAATATATGAAAAAGGCAATAACAATATAAGAGATTTTGAAAAAGCTTACAAAACTTATAATCAATATTTAGCTGAATATCCTACTTCTTCTAAAGCTAAATATGCTAATGACAGAAAAAATTTCTTATCACGCAATGCTGTTCATTTACAATAA
- a CDS encoding VOC family protein, producing the protein MLKEVMHIGLTVSDMERSINFYRDVLGLTLIGEALMEGEETDALFAMNDCKVKIAYLNGSDNIIAPPIELLQFISPETIKDESKLNKISTSEICFRVDNIEKVYKHLIDNNVECLSSPQEFDFTSYGFSKSKALYFKDPDGIILELMQTF; encoded by the coding sequence ATGTTAAAGGAAGTAATGCATATAGGTCTTACAGTAAGCGATATGGAAAGATCTATTAATTTTTACAGAGATGTTTTAGGCTTAACATTAATAGGAGAGGCTTTAATGGAAGGCGAAGAAACAGATGCTCTTTTTGCAATGAATGACTGCAAAGTAAAAATTGCTTATCTTAACGGCAGCGATAATATAATAGCTCCTCCTATAGAATTATTGCAATTTATAAGTCCTGAAACTATAAAAGATGAATCTAAATTAAATAAAATTTCTACGTCTGAAATATGCTTCAGAGTAGATAATATAGAAAAAGTATATAAACATTTAATTGATAATAATGTAGAATGCTTATCATCGCCTCAGGAATTCGATTTTACTTCTTACGGATTTTCAAAGAGTAAGGCTTTATATTTCAAAGATCCTGATGGTATAATATTAGAGTTGATGCAAACATTTTAA
- the pfkB gene encoding 1-phosphofructokinase — protein MIYTLTLNPAVDYYIDMNKFEEGELNKVNNSYTLAGGKGINVSKVLKNFGIESIALGFCGGFTGEYIKTDLNKYGIKDNFISLAQNTRINVKIKTEKKETEIMGKSPKILPENIDELLSIIDNIQDNDILVLSGSVPSSVKEDIYKDIIQKTKSKNNVKIILDSRENAFKIAVKENVFLTKPNRKELSEYFGRDIRTVYDIITYAKQLVEDGSENVIVSLGKDGSALVNKDGSYIGNAPDGKLISSVGAGDAMVAGIVYGISKNLSILDSYKYAIASGTATAFNEGLTTFEDMNNLLDKVEIKEINLK, from the coding sequence ATGATTTATACTTTAACATTAAATCCAGCAGTAGACTATTACATAGACATGAATAAATTTGAAGAGGGAGAATTAAATAAAGTAAATAACTCTTATACTTTAGCCGGAGGTAAAGGAATAAATGTTTCTAAAGTATTGAAAAATTTTGGAATTGAATCCATTGCTCTAGGATTTTGCGGAGGTTTTACAGGGGAATATATAAAAACAGATTTAAATAAATATGGAATTAAAGATAACTTTATTTCTCTTGCACAAAATACTAGAATCAATGTGAAAATAAAAACAGAAAAGAAAGAAACAGAAATAATGGGTAAATCTCCTAAAATATTGCCTGAAAATATAGATGAATTACTTTCTATTATAGACAATATTCAAGATAATGATATATTAGTTCTTTCAGGAAGTGTGCCTAGTTCTGTTAAAGAAGATATTTATAAAGATATTATACAAAAAACAAAATCAAAAAATAATGTAAAAATAATATTAGATTCAAGAGAGAATGCTTTTAAAATAGCAGTGAAAGAAAATGTTTTTCTTACTAAACCAAATAGAAAAGAATTATCTGAATATTTTGGAAGGGATATAAGAACAGTATATGATATTATAACTTATGCTAAGCAATTAGTAGAAGACGGCAGTGAGAATGTTATAGTATCATTGGGAAAAGATGGTTCTGCTTTAGTTAATAAGGACGGCTCTTATATAGGTAATGCTCCTGATGGAAAGCTTATAAGTTCTGTTGGTGCCGGAGATGCTATGGTAGCTGGTATTGTATATGGTATAAGTAAAAATTTAAGTATACTAGATTCATATAAATATGCTATAGCTTCAGGTACTGCTACAGCTTTTAATGAGGGGCTTACAACATTTGAAGATATGAATAATTTACTTGATAAAGTAGAAATTAAAGAAATTAATTTAAAATAA
- the yidC gene encoding membrane protein insertase YidC: MSNNKRMVIAIGLSAIIMFLYMFYQAKTMKPVYNSNVSTNSNAVSNNNNNNITSENILLNTAQMQKIEKIENTNAVINDNEKILENEYVIATFKNGSLYSYKLKNYYPQDLGADATNEIIDMVEQVYEGIYPFTVTFQNLSNSIAIPENLDYQLIEESGDKVSYSANAIIDNTEVKITKTFTFGEDPYQLKNSVNIENVGEKDLSLFYSYFLATGIGPYRTDKNAIREDATKAQYLIKGNGKSKILLTGDIVKDNIFSRLFGFGNSSKGIKTNQMRYAIYEGEDKWVALNNRYFAIISSPAQSNNTVFETMTFSKPSTNEYRNDFHVANLMSKHTIKSGSSITDNYSVFMGPKVRRTFSKYYLEESYESIFQESFLGLNLRPLTYILDVILNALYNITKNYAWAILLFTFLFKLVTFPLNHASYKSMKKMQLVNPKIERIREQYKDNPDKLNAEIMAIYKKEKINPLGGCLPMLLPFPLLIAFFYLMQSMVELRNTPFLWITDLSSPDKLFVFPAGIPILGGFNFNLFPIVMALTSYLSMKLQPSSSAGNSSAAAQMKMMTTIFPLMMLLMFYNFASGLALYWTAQNIFGVAQQFITSKIDKSNTNEIVEEEETKQIGKKKKRKKR, translated from the coding sequence ATGAGCAATAATAAAAGAATGGTTATAGCTATTGGACTTTCCGCTATAATAATGTTTCTATACATGTTCTATCAGGCAAAAACAATGAAGCCTGTTTATAATTCTAATGTAAGTACAAATTCAAATGCTGTCAGTAATAATAATAATAATAATATAACTTCTGAAAACATTCTATTGAATACTGCTCAAATGCAAAAAATAGAAAAGATAGAAAATACAAATGCTGTAATAAATGATAATGAAAAAATACTTGAAAATGAGTATGTTATAGCAACTTTTAAAAATGGTTCTTTGTATTCATATAAATTAAAAAATTATTATCCGCAGGATTTAGGGGCAGATGCTACTAATGAAATTATTGATATGGTGGAGCAGGTTTATGAAGGTATTTATCCTTTTACTGTAACTTTTCAAAACCTATCAAATTCTATAGCAATACCTGAAAATTTGGATTATCAATTAATAGAAGAAAGCGGCGATAAAGTTTCATATTCTGCTAATGCTATTATTGATAATACAGAAGTTAAAATAACTAAAACTTTTACTTTTGGTGAAGATCCATATCAGTTAAAAAATTCTGTTAATATAGAAAATGTAGGTGAAAAAGATCTTTCTCTATTTTATTCATATTTTCTCGCTACAGGTATAGGTCCATACAGAACAGATAAAAATGCCATAAGAGAAGATGCTACTAAAGCACAATATTTGATAAAAGGAAATGGTAAATCTAAAATATTATTAACAGGAGATATAGTAAAAGATAATATTTTCTCAAGATTATTTGGATTTGGTAATTCTTCAAAGGGAATCAAAACTAATCAGATGAGATATGCTATATATGAAGGTGAGGATAAATGGGTAGCTTTGAATAATAGATATTTTGCTATTATTTCTTCTCCTGCACAATCTAATAATACTGTTTTTGAAACTATGACTTTTTCTAAGCCTTCAACTAATGAATATAGAAATGATTTTCATGTAGCAAATTTAATGTCTAAACATACTATTAAAAGCGGTTCTTCTATTACTGATAATTATTCAGTATTTATGGGACCTAAAGTAAGAAGAACTTTTTCTAAGTATTATTTAGAAGAATCTTATGAATCTATATTCCAAGAATCTTTCTTAGGACTTAATTTAAGACCTTTAACTTATATATTAGATGTTATTCTTAATGCTCTGTATAATATTACAAAGAATTATGCATGGGCTATATTGTTGTTTACATTCTTATTTAAGCTTGTAACTTTTCCGCTCAATCATGCTTCTTATAAATCTATGAAAAAGATGCAATTGGTTAATCCTAAAATAGAGCGCATAAGAGAACAATATAAAGATAATCCTGATAAATTAAATGCTGAGATAATGGCTATTTATAAAAAAGAGAAGATTAATCCTTTAGGCGGATGTCTTCCTATGTTATTGCCATTTCCATTGTTAATAGCATTTTTCTATCTTATGCAGTCTATGGTAGAATTAAGGAATACTCCATTCTTATGGATAACAGACCTTTCTTCTCCTGATAAATTATTTGTATTTCCGGCAGGCATACCTATATTAGGAGGTTTTAATTTTAACTTATTCCCTATAGTGATGGCATTGACTAGTTATTTAAGTATGAAATTGCAGCCTTCGTCTTCAGCAGGAAATTCTAGTGCAGCTGCACAGATGAAGATGATGACTACTATTTTCCCGCTTATGATGCTTCTTATGTTCTATAACTTTGCAAGCGGACTTGCTTTATATTGGACAGCACAGAATATATTTGGGGTTGCTCAGCAGTTTATAACTTCAAAGATAGATAAATCTAATACTAATGAAATAGTTGAGGAAGAAGAAACAAAACAGATAGGTAAAAAGAAAAAAAGAAAAAAGAGATAA
- a CDS encoding alpha/beta hydrolase, producing the protein MEDNKKEEKEQIKKEKEQKKLEEKKSKLERKQKKIEEKIRRKNLLGEYLTYPSMAVNFIKADKKIKPEKYIFDKNKAQYILYFAPQLKENESPKKQVIVYLYGGGWREGNANLYRFVGRRFAKEKFHTILLGYRLSKKYKYPAQIEDVFAGFNKALEVLKNKNIDYSDIIVIGSSAGAHLGALLVYHKEMHKKYNIDSNIFKGYVSLGGPTDLNVCTNDIITPMLDQLFEEEYNREDANPYNHIDGSEKTKVLCVHSELDPICDADNSINFSNKVNSFHDGLAECIIFDNKNIYHNNLVNGIFFEAMDSEHILDKVFKWIEKLN; encoded by the coding sequence ATGGAAGATAATAAAAAAGAAGAAAAAGAGCAAATAAAAAAAGAAAAAGAACAAAAGAAACTTGAAGAAAAAAAATCCAAATTGGAAAGAAAACAGAAAAAAATAGAGGAAAAGATAAGAAGAAAAAATTTACTTGGCGAGTATCTCACTTATCCAAGTATGGCTGTTAATTTTATAAAAGCTGATAAGAAAATAAAGCCTGAAAAGTATATATTTGATAAAAATAAGGCCCAATATATATTATATTTTGCACCTCAGTTAAAAGAAAATGAAAGTCCAAAGAAACAGGTTATAGTTTATTTATATGGCGGAGGCTGGAGAGAGGGTAATGCTAATTTATACAGATTCGTTGGAAGAAGATTTGCAAAAGAGAAATTCCATACTATTTTATTAGGATACAGATTAAGTAAAAAATATAAATACCCCGCTCAAATAGAAGATGTATTTGCAGGATTTAATAAGGCACTAGAAGTTTTGAAAAATAAGAATATTGATTATTCTGATATTATAGTAATAGGTTCATCAGCAGGTGCACATTTGGGAGCTTTGCTTGTATACCATAAGGAAATGCATAAGAAATACAATATAGATTCTAATATTTTTAAAGGATATGTATCGCTTGGAGGACCAACTGATTTAAATGTATGTACTAATGATATAATAACTCCTATGCTTGATCAGCTATTTGAAGAGGAATATAATAGAGAAGATGCTAATCCTTATAATCATATAGACGGAAGCGAGAAAACAAAGGTATTATGCGTTCATTCAGAATTGGATCCTATTTGTGATGCTGATAATTCAATTAATTTTTCTAATAAGGTTAATAGCTTTCATGACGGCTTGGCTGAGTGTATTATATTTGATAATAAAAATATTTATCATAATAATTTAGTTAATGGTATATTCTTTGAGGCTATGGACAGTGAACATATATTGGATAAAGTATTTAAATGGATTGAAAAGTTAAATTAA
- a CDS encoding alcohol acetyltransferase yields MKHLYKLDNAAKLFVSIKNKKNIPIFRVSVVLSEEVNPQILQNALDITIKRFPTLSLMIKKGLFWNYFEENHRRLIVEEDKYYPCYNINSKLNNGYLLRVGYYKYRIFTEVYHSLADATALISFLKSLLYHYFVLLGKNIDDKNDDIFKDTVPIMADYDDSFYVHTKNKIETKKEKKIKNIYLIKGKPLKFYGDNVVHGILSLKSIKEESKKHNTTITSYILSVLVYSIYETRIKNRLDGKNIVMCVPVNLRSIFPSISLKNFFGVANILIATDKELTFDDIIMITNREMKDKISKERLQNFIYENTKLENNIFAKFIPLVIKNFIVNLAFELFEDKMKTMTVSNFGSISLPDDMKDYISHFEAVVYPTINSPLNCGLCSFDDKLSITFNRTVIETDIIKYFFRYISNITEVEIYSNDYGV; encoded by the coding sequence ATGAAACATCTTTATAAATTGGATAATGCTGCTAAACTTTTCGTTTCTATAAAAAATAAAAAAAATATACCAATATTCAGAGTATCCGTTGTTCTTAGCGAAGAGGTTAATCCTCAAATACTTCAGAATGCATTAGATATCACAATAAAAAGATTTCCGACACTTTCGCTTATGATAAAGAAAGGACTTTTTTGGAATTATTTTGAAGAAAATCATAGAAGATTGATCGTAGAAGAAGATAAATATTACCCTTGCTATAATATAAACAGCAAATTAAATAACGGATATCTTTTGAGAGTAGGGTATTATAAATATAGAATCTTTACAGAAGTTTATCATTCTCTTGCTGATGCTACAGCTTTAATAAGTTTTTTAAAATCTTTACTATATCATTATTTTGTTTTGCTAGGAAAAAATATTGATGATAAAAATGATGATATATTTAAAGATACTGTTCCTATAATGGCAGACTATGATGACAGTTTTTATGTGCATACTAAAAATAAAATAGAAACTAAGAAAGAAAAAAAGATAAAAAATATTTATTTGATTAAAGGAAAGCCTTTAAAATTTTATGGCGATAATGTAGTTCATGGAATATTGAGTTTGAAAAGTATAAAAGAAGAAAGTAAAAAGCATAATACTACAATAACATCTTATATATTATCAGTTTTGGTTTATTCTATTTATGAAACTAGAATAAAAAACAGACTTGACGGAAAAAATATAGTTATGTGCGTGCCTGTTAATTTAAGAAGCATATTTCCTTCAATATCTTTAAAAAATTTCTTTGGTGTTGCTAATATATTGATTGCCACAGACAAGGAATTAACTTTTGATGATATTATAATGATTACAAATAGAGAGATGAAAGATAAAATCAGTAAGGAAAGACTTCAGAACTTTATATATGAGAATACGAAATTAGAAAATAATATATTTGCAAAGTTTATACCTTTAGTTATTAAAAATTTTATAGTTAATTTGGCATTTGAACTTTTTGAAGATAAAATGAAAACTATGACCGTATCGAATTTTGGAAGTATATCCTTGCCTGATGATATGAAAGATTATATAAGTCATTTTGAAGCTGTTGTATATCCTACAATAAACAGTCCTTTAAATTGCGGCTTATGCAGTTTCGATGATAAATTATCTATTACATTTAATAGAACAGTAATAGAAACTGATATAATAAAATATTTTTTTAGATATATATCTAATATTACAGAAGTGGAAATTTATTCTAATGATTACGGAGTATAA